A genomic segment from Kyrpidia tusciae DSM 2912 encodes:
- the rpsR gene encoding 30S ribosomal protein S18: protein MARKGRGGKRRRVCNFCVDKIDRVDYKDADRLRKYMTERGKILPRRISGNCARHQRQVTVAVKRARQVALLPYTVE, encoded by the coding sequence ATGGCGCGCAAGGGCCGAGGAGGTAAGCGGCGACGCGTATGTAATTTTTGCGTGGACAAGATCGATCGGGTGGATTACAAGGATGCCGACCGGCTGCGGAAATACATGACTGAGCGCGGCAAGATTCTCCCGCGGAGGATCTCGGGCAATTGTGCTCGTCACCAACGTCAGGTGACTGTGGCTGTAAAGCGGGCCCGCCAGGTTGCGCTGTTGCCCTATACGGTGGAATAA
- the rpsF gene encoding 30S ribosomal protein S6, whose product MRNYETLYILRPDLEEEATADQVKRLAEVVTTAGGELQEVNTWGKRRMAYEIEGHREGYYVLMKFASDTEVPKELERVLRISEPVLRYIVVREDE is encoded by the coding sequence ATGCGTAACTACGAGACACTGTATATCCTTCGTCCTGACTTGGAGGAAGAAGCGACAGCGGACCAAGTCAAGCGGCTTGCTGAGGTGGTCACCACGGCCGGGGGGGAACTCCAGGAAGTCAATACCTGGGGCAAACGCCGCATGGCTTACGAGATTGAAGGCCACCGGGAAGGATATTATGTGCTCATGAAGTTCGCGTCGGATACCGAAGTGCCGAAGGAGTTGGAGAGAGTGCTCCGCATCTCCGAGCCGGTGCTCCGGTACATCGTCGTGCGCGAGGACGAGTGA
- a CDS encoding MazG-like family protein gives MATFRRDVDIGRQVKLMEWIKIELLDQVSALFRACHTGAEGLIADALSGILISVYVLARRVGLSPGEIDRKALEKLTKTKEIGHEAETWFGDLGAVENHLRGR, from the coding sequence GTGGCGACCTTTCGCCGGGACGTGGACATCGGTCGACAAGTGAAGTTGATGGAATGGATAAAGATTGAGTTACTCGACCAGGTGTCAGCTCTGTTTCGGGCATGTCATACTGGGGCTGAGGGGCTGATCGCCGACGCTTTGTCGGGCATTTTGATCAGTGTTTATGTCCTGGCTCGGCGGGTTGGCCTCTCCCCTGGGGAGATTGATCGTAAAGCACTGGAAAAGTTAACAAAAACAAAGGAAATCGGTCACGAGGCTGAAACCTGGTTCGGAGACCTCGGGGCGGTTGAAAATCACTTGAGAGGCCGTTAA
- a CDS encoding single-stranded DNA-binding protein — translation MLNRIILIGRLTQDPELRYTPSGTPVAHFTLAVDRPRLNQMGERETDFINIVVWQKLGELCAQYLRKGRLAAVEGRLQIRSYENREGQRVRVAEVVADNVRFLDRAGDREGGPSAPPVSGSGWPEETRTRGTGMDDPFEGDATRIDISEDDLPF, via the coding sequence ATGCTCAACCGCATCATTCTGATTGGCCGCCTAACCCAGGATCCGGAGTTGCGGTACACGCCATCCGGGACACCGGTGGCCCATTTTACGCTGGCTGTCGACCGGCCTCGCCTCAACCAGATGGGAGAGCGGGAGACAGATTTTATTAACATTGTGGTTTGGCAGAAACTCGGCGAACTCTGCGCCCAGTACCTTCGCAAAGGACGACTGGCTGCGGTGGAAGGCCGCTTGCAGATTCGCAGCTACGAGAATCGCGAAGGGCAACGCGTGCGGGTGGCGGAAGTGGTGGCCGACAATGTTCGTTTCCTGGACCGTGCTGGTGATCGGGAGGGCGGGCCGAGTGCCCCACCGGTCTCAGGCAGCGGGTGGCCGGAGGAGACCCGTACCCGGGGCACGGGCATGGATGATCCGTTTGAGGGAGACGCCACGCGGATCGATATCTCTGAAGATGATCTCCCCTTCTAA
- the dnaB gene encoding replicative DNA helicase produces the protein MSDSMQDRVPPQSVEAEQAVLGAALLDGAAFHLALERLTPEDFYRSAHQKIFRAMAEVSSRGEPVDLVTVTARLQDAGQLDECGGASYLAELAHIVPATGNVEHYIDLVHDKSVLRQLIRTATQIAAKGYEPAEDVADLLDEAEQRIFEITQSRVVRGFIPIRDILEQAFERIEYLYANKGQVTGVPSGFPDLDRLTSGFQKSDLIIVAARPSVGKTAFALNIAQNVGVRYGLPVAILSLEMSKEQLVQRMLSAEANLDAHKLRTGFLDEQDWPKLTMAVANLSEAPIYVDDTPGITIAEMRSKCRRLKAERGLGLIVVDYLQLMQGRGRADNRQQEISEISRGLKALARELEVPVIALSQLSRSVEQRQDKRPLLSDIRESGSIEQDADLVAFLYREDYYDPDTDRKNVIEVIIAKQRNGPTGKVEMVFLKNFNKFVNLERVSAGEGPP, from the coding sequence GTGAGCGACAGCATGCAAGACCGGGTTCCTCCCCAAAGTGTTGAAGCGGAACAAGCGGTCCTCGGTGCGGCTCTGTTGGACGGGGCCGCCTTTCACTTGGCTCTGGAGCGCTTGACACCTGAGGATTTTTACCGCTCGGCCCATCAAAAGATTTTTCGGGCGATGGCGGAGGTGTCCTCCCGCGGAGAACCTGTGGATCTCGTCACCGTTACGGCCCGCCTCCAGGATGCGGGCCAACTGGATGAATGCGGGGGCGCTTCTTACCTCGCCGAATTGGCCCATATTGTACCGGCGACGGGAAATGTTGAACATTACATCGACCTGGTGCACGACAAATCGGTCTTGCGCCAGCTCATTCGTACAGCGACGCAAATCGCGGCGAAAGGGTACGAACCCGCCGAAGATGTCGCCGATCTTCTGGACGAAGCGGAGCAACGGATTTTTGAAATCACCCAGTCCCGGGTGGTCCGCGGCTTCATTCCGATTCGGGATATTCTGGAACAGGCTTTTGAGCGCATTGAGTATCTATATGCCAATAAAGGTCAAGTTACCGGCGTCCCCTCGGGGTTTCCCGACTTGGATCGCCTGACCTCCGGATTCCAAAAATCGGACCTGATCATCGTTGCGGCCCGGCCCAGCGTGGGGAAGACGGCCTTCGCTTTAAACATTGCCCAGAATGTCGGGGTTCGTTACGGTTTGCCCGTGGCGATTCTCAGTTTGGAAATGTCGAAAGAGCAGTTGGTGCAGCGGATGCTTTCCGCCGAAGCTAATCTCGATGCTCACAAGCTGAGGACAGGCTTTCTGGATGAACAAGACTGGCCGAAACTCACGATGGCCGTGGCCAATCTATCTGAGGCGCCGATCTATGTAGACGACACCCCGGGAATCACCATTGCGGAGATGCGGTCCAAATGTCGACGGCTCAAGGCGGAACGGGGATTGGGGTTAATCGTGGTGGACTACCTGCAGTTGATGCAAGGGAGGGGGCGGGCGGACAATCGTCAACAGGAGATTTCCGAAATATCCCGGGGTTTAAAAGCACTGGCGAGGGAACTGGAGGTACCGGTGATCGCCCTTTCCCAATTATCCAGGTCCGTAGAACAGCGCCAAGACAAACGGCCCCTTTTGTCTGACATTCGCGAATCGGGATCGATCGAGCAGGATGCGGACCTCGTGGCGTTTCTCTATCGCGAAGATTACTACGATCCAGATACCGATCGCAAAAATGTGATTGAAGTGATCATTGCCAAACAGCGAAACGGGCCAACAGGTAAAGTCGAGATGGTGTTCCTCAAGAATTTCAACAAATTTGTCAACCTCGAACGGGTGTCCGCGGGAGAGGGGCCC
- the rplI gene encoding 50S ribosomal protein L9 has product MKVIFLQDIKGQGNAGDIKDVSEGYARNYLLPRKLAVEATQANLRALQTRVEHRQAQEAERLRQAKETADKLSGLVVEITAKSGENGRLFGAVTGKQIAEALAAQGLKVDKRKIELEEPIRHPGTVTVQVRLHPEVTADIRVRVLPV; this is encoded by the coding sequence GTGAAAGTTATTTTTCTGCAAGACATCAAAGGCCAGGGCAACGCTGGGGATATCAAAGACGTGTCCGAAGGGTATGCCCGCAACTATCTCCTTCCGAGAAAACTGGCAGTGGAGGCGACGCAAGCGAATCTCCGCGCTTTACAGACCCGGGTGGAGCACAGACAGGCGCAGGAGGCCGAACGTCTGCGCCAAGCTAAAGAAACCGCGGACAAATTAAGCGGCCTCGTCGTGGAGATTACGGCCAAGTCTGGCGAAAACGGTCGACTTTTCGGTGCCGTCACCGGGAAGCAAATCGCCGAAGCTCTGGCGGCGCAAGGCCTCAAGGTGGATAAGCGCAAAATTGAACTGGAGGAGCCGATTCGCCACCCGGGCACGGTGACGGTGCAGGTTCGCCTTCATCCTGAGGTGACTGCGGATATTCGGGTTCGCGTGCTTCCCGTGTAA